A single genomic interval of Microbacterium sp. zg-Y1090 harbors:
- the efp gene encoding elongation factor P, with protein MASTADIKNGVVLSIDGQLWNVIEFQHVKPGKGGAFVRTKLKNVVSGKTVDRTYNAGAKIEIENVDRRDFTYLYNDGDSYVFMDVADYDQLSVPATVVGDAKNFLLENQQVQIAMNNGNPLYIELPASVVLEITYTEPGLQGDRSSAGTKSATLETGYEIQVPLFVEQGTKVKVDTRTGDYLGRVN; from the coding sequence ATGGCATCCACCGCAGACATCAAGAACGGCGTCGTCCTCAGCATCGACGGCCAGCTTTGGAACGTCATCGAGTTCCAGCATGTCAAGCCGGGCAAGGGAGGCGCCTTCGTGCGCACCAAGCTCAAGAACGTCGTCTCCGGCAAGACGGTCGACCGCACGTACAACGCGGGCGCGAAGATCGAGATCGAGAACGTCGATCGCCGCGACTTCACCTACCTGTACAACGACGGCGACAGCTACGTGTTCATGGACGTGGCGGACTACGACCAGCTGAGCGTTCCCGCCACGGTCGTGGGAGACGCCAAGAACTTCCTGCTCGAGAACCAGCAGGTCCAGATCGCGATGAACAACGGCAACCCGCTGTACATCGAGCTTCCCGCGTCGGTGGTGCTCGAGATCACCTACACCGAGCCGGGCCTGCAGGGTGACCGCTCGTCGGCGGGCACCAAGTCCGCCACGCTCGAGACGGGCTACGAGATCCAGGTCCCGCTGTTCGTCGAGCAGGGCACGAAGGTCAAGGTCGACACCCGCACGGGCGACTACCTCGGCCGCGTCAACTGA
- the aroB gene encoding 3-dehydroquinate synthase, with protein sequence MTEDTTTISVTGADPYDIVVGRGILSRLPELIPAETRKLLVVHPPTLRDAAEALRLSLSDALGAGRQVLLAEIPDAEAGKRIEVAAFCWQVMGQADFTRTDVVIGFGGGAVTDVAGFVAATWLRGVKVVLVPTTVLGMVDAAVGGKTGVNTAEGKNLVGAFWAPHAVLCDLEMLDSLGANERIAGYAEVVKAGFIWAPEILDLIEADPVAVVDPASASFRRTMELAIDMKARVVSEDFREAGLREILNYGHTLGHAIEHAERYQWRHGAAVSVGMMFAAELSRLAGRLPDAAAQRHRDILQTLGLPLSYRPGAWPQLLATMQRDKKTRGGMLRFIVLDDIGRPTVLQAPDESLLFAAYQELSE encoded by the coding sequence ATGACCGAAGACACCACGACCATCTCGGTGACCGGGGCGGACCCCTACGACATCGTCGTCGGTCGCGGCATCCTCTCGCGCCTGCCCGAACTCATCCCGGCCGAGACGCGGAAGCTCCTCGTCGTGCACCCGCCCACTCTGCGCGACGCGGCCGAGGCGCTGCGGCTGTCGCTCAGCGATGCGCTCGGTGCAGGACGGCAGGTGCTGCTGGCCGAGATCCCCGATGCCGAGGCGGGCAAACGCATCGAGGTCGCGGCCTTCTGCTGGCAGGTCATGGGTCAGGCCGATTTCACCCGCACCGACGTCGTCATCGGCTTCGGCGGGGGCGCCGTCACCGATGTGGCCGGCTTCGTCGCCGCCACGTGGCTGCGCGGCGTGAAGGTCGTGCTGGTCCCGACGACCGTGCTCGGCATGGTCGACGCCGCCGTCGGCGGCAAGACCGGCGTCAACACCGCCGAGGGCAAGAACCTGGTGGGCGCCTTCTGGGCGCCGCACGCCGTGCTGTGCGACCTCGAGATGCTCGACTCCCTGGGCGCGAACGAGCGCATCGCGGGCTACGCCGAGGTCGTCAAGGCCGGCTTCATCTGGGCGCCGGAGATCCTCGACCTCATCGAAGCCGATCCTGTCGCGGTCGTCGATCCGGCATCCGCGTCGTTCCGACGCACGATGGAGCTCGCGATCGACATGAAGGCACGGGTGGTCAGCGAGGACTTCCGCGAAGCGGGCCTGCGGGAGATCCTCAACTACGGCCACACCCTCGGGCATGCCATCGAGCACGCCGAGCGCTACCAGTGGCGCCATGGAGCGGCCGTGTCGGTGGGCATGATGTTCGCCGCCGAGCTGTCCCGGCTCGCGGGACGGCTGCCGGATGCCGCCGCGCAGCGGCACCGCGACATCCTCCAGACCCTCGGCCTGCCGCTGAGCTACCGGCCCGGCGCGTGGCCGCAGCTGCTGGCGACGATGCAGCGCGACAAGAAGACCCGCGGTGGCATGCTGCGCTTCATCGTGCTGGACGACATCGGCCGTCCGACCGTGCTGCAGGCGCCCGACGAGTCGCTGCTGTTCGCGGCGTACCAGGAACTCTCCGAGTGA
- a CDS encoding shikimate kinase: MTALVLIGPMGAGKTSIGRRVAKSLGVPFTDTDAAIVREHGPIERIFAEHGEAHFRSLERDAVLAALENGGVVALGGGAVLEPVTRVALLEHRVVLLTVGGDTIASRLRATTRPLLQGEDPVARWHAIYESRRPLYEQTADVVFDTSAGPLRDVVDAVARWADTTAATEEHA, from the coding sequence ATGACCGCACTCGTGCTGATCGGCCCCATGGGGGCCGGCAAGACGAGTATCGGCCGCCGCGTGGCGAAGTCGCTCGGCGTGCCTTTCACAGACACCGACGCGGCGATCGTGCGCGAGCACGGCCCGATCGAGCGCATCTTCGCCGAGCACGGCGAGGCACACTTCCGCAGCCTGGAGCGCGACGCCGTGCTCGCGGCGCTCGAGAACGGAGGCGTGGTCGCCCTCGGCGGTGGTGCCGTGCTCGAGCCCGTCACCCGTGTCGCCCTGCTCGAGCACCGCGTCGTGCTGCTCACCGTCGGCGGCGACACCATCGCCTCCCGGCTGCGCGCGACCACCCGTCCGCTGCTGCAGGGGGAGGATCCCGTCGCCCGCTGGCACGCGATCTACGAGTCGCGCCGGCCGCTGTACGAGCAGACCGCCGACGTCGTCTTCGACACCTCCGCCGGCCCGCTGCGCGACGTCGTCGACGCCGTGGCGCGCTGGGCGGACACCACCGCTGCAACCGAGGAGCACGCATGA
- the aroQ gene encoding type II 3-dehydroquinate dehydratase has protein sequence MSTPRRLLLVNGPNLNLLGVREPEIYGTDTLADVERIVADAAAARGFEVRAVQSNHEGALIDAVHAAREDCAGIIINAGGYTHTSVALRDALTGVGLPVAEVHISDVHTREPFRQHSYIADIAAVHVAGEGVAGYARATALLVDIVTGRADG, from the coding sequence GTGAGCACGCCCCGACGCCTCCTGCTGGTCAACGGCCCGAACCTCAACCTGCTCGGCGTCCGCGAGCCCGAGATCTACGGCACCGACACTCTGGCCGACGTCGAACGCATCGTCGCCGACGCGGCCGCCGCTCGGGGCTTCGAGGTGCGCGCCGTGCAGAGCAACCACGAGGGCGCGCTCATCGACGCCGTCCACGCGGCCCGCGAGGACTGCGCCGGCATCATCATCAACGCCGGCGGCTACACGCACACCTCGGTGGCGCTGCGCGACGCGCTGACGGGCGTGGGGCTCCCGGTCGCCGAGGTGCACATCTCCGACGTGCACACGCGCGAGCCCTTCCGGCAGCACTCGTACATCGCGGACATCGCCGCGGTGCACGTGGCTGGTGAGGGGGTCGCCGGCTACGCCCGGGCGACCGCCCTGCTGGTGGACATCGTCACCGGTCGCGCCGACGGCTGA
- the nusB gene encoding transcription antitermination factor NusB, with amino-acid sequence MSARSKARKRALDILYQSDVRGDDLGVTLAAEAKRAASEPSRETSWLYAREIVDGVIDNRSEIDEQITSVAKDWSLARMPAVDRAILRVGVWEILHNDEVPTAVAIDEAVELAKEFSTDDSASFVHGVLGRIARST; translated from the coding sequence ATGAGTGCCCGCAGCAAGGCGCGCAAGCGCGCCCTCGACATCCTGTATCAGTCCGACGTGCGCGGTGACGACCTCGGGGTGACCCTGGCGGCCGAGGCCAAGCGGGCGGCCAGCGAGCCGTCCCGTGAGACGTCGTGGCTCTACGCCCGAGAGATCGTCGACGGCGTCATCGACAATCGCAGCGAGATCGACGAGCAGATCACCAGCGTCGCGAAGGACTGGTCGCTCGCCCGGATGCCGGCGGTCGACAGGGCGATCCTGCGCGTCGGGGTGTGGGAGATCCTGCACAACGACGAGGTCCCCACCGCCGTCGCGATCGATGAGGCCGTGGAGCTGGCCAAGGAGTTCTCCACCGACGACTCCGCGTCGTTCGTGCACGGCGTGCTCGGGCGCATCGCCCGCTCCACCTGA
- a CDS encoding GNAT family N-acetyltransferase, whose protein sequence is MNGVAVRRVREDEWRRVRQLRIEAVSDPDAGIAFLSTPDQERAHDDAFWRQRCVDSAVGDGAAQFIAESDDEWIGTVTVLVYPLGAPDDMGRTVWTTRAHVVGVYVRADHRGSGVIDVLLDAAADWAASRGLPRLTLDVHARNARAQATYRRNGFVPTGETLTSAIGEELVMARSLTPRDSAAPGAPGRR, encoded by the coding sequence GTGAACGGCGTCGCCGTGCGTCGTGTCCGTGAGGACGAGTGGCGCCGCGTGCGGCAGCTGCGCATCGAGGCGGTGAGCGACCCGGATGCCGGGATCGCGTTCCTCTCGACGCCCGACCAGGAGCGGGCGCACGACGACGCGTTCTGGCGGCAGCGCTGCGTGGACAGCGCCGTGGGCGACGGCGCGGCCCAGTTCATCGCCGAGAGTGACGATGAGTGGATCGGCACGGTCACGGTGCTTGTGTATCCCCTCGGCGCGCCCGACGACATGGGGCGGACGGTCTGGACCACCCGCGCGCACGTGGTCGGCGTCTACGTGCGCGCCGACCATCGCGGCTCAGGGGTCATCGACGTGCTGCTCGACGCCGCCGCGGACTGGGCCGCCTCGCGGGGACTGCCCCGACTCACCCTGGATGTGCACGCCCGCAACGCCCGCGCCCAGGCCACGTACCGGCGCAACGGATTCGTGCCGACGGGGGAGACGCTCACCTCCGCCATCGGCGAGGAGCTCGTGATGGCGCGCTCTCTGACACCGCGCGACTCGGCGGCACCTGGTGCTCCTGGCCGCCGATAG